In a single window of the Canis lupus dingo isolate Sandy chromosome 18, ASM325472v2, whole genome shotgun sequence genome:
- the C18H11orf96 gene encoding uncharacterized protein C11orf96 homolog, whose protein sequence is MAAAAPVEPPRVGCSYQAVMPPCAGLAPELPQPARPARPARGKARLRRPRQSRFKTQPVTFDEIQEVEEEGASPLEEEKARRSFLQSLECLRRSTQSLSLQREPLGACRLRNSLDSSDSDSAV, encoded by the coding sequence ATGGCGGCCGCCGCGCCCGTGGAGCCGCCGCGCGTGGGCTGCAGCTACCAGGCGGTGATGCCGCCCTGCGCCGGCCTGGCCCCCGAGCTCCCGCAGCCCGcgcggcccgcccgccccgcccgcggcaAGGCCCGGCTGCGGCGGCCGCGCCAGTCCCGCTTCAAGACGCAGCCGGTGACCTTCGACGAGAtccaggaggtggaggaggagggcgcGTCCCcgctggaggaggagaaggcgCGGCGCTCGTTCCTGCAGAGCCTGGAGTGCCTGCGCCGCAGCACGCAGAGCCTGTCGCTGCAGAGGGAGCCGCTGGGCGCCTGCAGGCTCCGCAACAGCCTGGACTCCAGCGACTCGGACTCGGCCGTGTGA